The following proteins come from a genomic window of Syntrophales bacterium:
- the acpP gene encoding acyl carrier protein translates to MTLEEKVINIIMEQLGVTREECVPEAAFIEDLGADSLDLVELIMEMEENFGITIADNELEKIRTIQDAIDFLKSKGVS, encoded by the coding sequence ATGACACTGGAGGAAAAGGTCATCAACATCATCATGGAGCAACTCGGCGTAACGCGCGAGGAGTGTGTTCCCGAGGCAGCCTTCATCGAGGACCTCGGCGCCGACTCCCTGGACCTGGTGGAACTGATCATGGAGATGGAAGAAAACTTCGGCATCACCATCGCCGATAACGAACTGGAAAAAATCCGCACCATCCAGGACGCCATCGACTTCCTCAAGAGCAAGGGTGTTTCCTGA
- the fabD gene encoding ACP S-malonyltransferase yields the protein MFRLGLVFPGQGSQYVGMGSDLYREYAAAREVFDRVRDILGFDVASLCFEGPREALDLTVNTQTVVLTLEIAIYEAFRREVPLAPEVLAGHSLGEYAALYAAGALSLEHLFPLVRARARYHQDAVPLGEGAMAAILGPGEDDVREACNRVCSDGEEVTLAIHNAPGQTVVSGHSAAVERAVEEIRRTGGAQAVKLPISVPCHCSLLAPASERLREDLEGIPFGEFAVPVIPNCDPGVFYTRETARDLLCRQIVQPVRWKETIEKMADLGLDTILEMGPKRTLSALIKRIDRRFRLLSVENADSLRKTAALFAEEMEPKLQS from the coding sequence ATGTTCCGACTGGGACTGGTTTTTCCCGGACAGGGATCGCAGTATGTGGGAATGGGCAGCGACCTGTACCGCGAGTACGCCGCCGCCCGCGAAGTCTTCGACCGGGTCCGGGACATCCTTGGCTTCGATGTGGCCTCCCTCTGTTTCGAGGGACCCCGGGAAGCTCTGGACCTTACGGTCAACACCCAGACGGTTGTTCTGACGCTGGAAATCGCCATCTACGAAGCTTTCCGCCGCGAGGTGCCGCTGGCTCCCGAAGTCCTGGCCGGCCACAGCCTGGGAGAATACGCGGCCCTCTATGCCGCCGGCGCCCTGTCCCTGGAACACCTTTTCCCCCTCGTCCGGGCCCGGGCCAGATACCACCAGGACGCCGTTCCCCTGGGGGAAGGGGCCATGGCGGCGATCCTGGGACCCGGAGAGGATGACGTACGGGAAGCCTGCAACAGGGTTTGCTCCGACGGGGAGGAGGTTACCCTGGCCATCCACAACGCTCCCGGTCAGACCGTCGTTTCCGGGCATTCCGCGGCGGTGGAGCGGGCAGTGGAAGAGATTCGGCGGACCGGCGGAGCCCAGGCGGTGAAGCTGCCCATCAGCGTTCCCTGCCACTGCAGCCTGCTTGCCCCGGCCTCGGAGCGCCTCCGGGAGGACCTGGAGGGGATCCCCTTCGGGGAGTTTGCCGTGCCCGTCATCCCGAACTGCGATCCCGGCGTCTTCTATACCCGCGAAACAGCCAGGGATCTTCTGTGCCGGCAGATCGTCCAGCCGGTCCGATGGAAAGAGACCATCGAAAAAATGGCCGACCTGGGGTTGGATACGATCCTGGAGATGGGGCCCAAGCGCACCCTGTCGGCCCTCATCAAACGCATCGACCGGAGGTTCCGCCTGCTGAGCGTGGAGAACGCGGATTCCCTGAGGAAAACCGCGGCGCTCTTCGCGGAGGAGATGGAGCCGAAACTGCAATCCTGA
- the rpmF gene encoding 50S ribosomal protein L32, giving the protein MPNPVKRHSKTRRNKRRSHDFLTPAQASACPQCGEPKLPHRVCPNCGTYKGREVVPAEKLS; this is encoded by the coding sequence ATGCCAAACCCAGTCAAGCGACACTCCAAAACCCGCCGGAACAAGCGAAGATCCCACGATTTCCTGACCCCGGCCCAGGCGTCCGCCTGCCCGCAGTGCGGCGAGCCGAAACTTCCCCACCGCGTTTGCCCCAATTGCGGCACCTACAAGGGCCGCGAGGTCGTGCCGGCGGAAAAACTGTCGTAG